Proteins found in one Pseudomonadota bacterium genomic segment:
- a CDS encoding AI-2E family transporter has product MKTTTSSPSLSQNQRLSLWILILGGGFLFFYLLSGILFPFIIGIVVAYALSPSVNFLEKYKINRATGSLCILSSFFLSIAALFLFAFPFVQDEIISLTKVIPSLGVHLHTHAMSLLDEMSKFISPEDWIRVQNYAKTFLGDSLKWLAHLIGDLLTNSLALANIIALMIVTPLVSFYFLKDWPKILNSLKALIPKKASPTILRLVKQIDDALSGFARGQALVCFILSIYYGLSLSLTGLHSGLAIGLLTGFFLFIPYVAVLTGFSIATIMSFVQFDDWTHRLVVIGIFLVGQVIEGNFLTPRLVGERIGLHPLWIIFAVFSGAYLMGFLGVLIAMPMIAIIGVLFKFLREKYLESPLYKN; this is encoded by the coding sequence TTTTTTATTTTTTTATCTTCTGAGCGGGATCCTTTTTCCATTTATCATTGGCATCGTTGTAGCTTATGCTTTAAGTCCATCTGTCAATTTCCTTGAAAAATATAAAATTAATCGAGCCACGGGAAGCTTATGTATTCTTTCTTCTTTTTTCCTAAGCATTGCAGCCTTATTTCTTTTCGCTTTTCCTTTTGTTCAAGATGAGATTATTTCGCTTACAAAGGTTATCCCATCTCTTGGCGTTCATCTTCATACACATGCCATGAGTCTTCTTGATGAAATGTCCAAATTTATTTCACCCGAAGATTGGATACGCGTTCAAAATTACGCAAAAACATTTCTTGGAGACTCTCTAAAATGGCTTGCTCATCTTATTGGAGATTTATTAACCAATAGTCTTGCTCTTGCAAATATCATTGCCCTTATGATTGTAACCCCACTTGTTTCTTTTTATTTTTTAAAAGATTGGCCAAAAATTTTAAATTCTCTCAAAGCTCTCATCCCTAAAAAGGCTTCCCCCACTATTTTAAGATTGGTAAAACAAATTGATGATGCTTTAAGTGGATTTGCGCGAGGGCAAGCATTGGTATGTTTCATTCTCTCAATTTATTATGGACTTTCTCTTTCTCTAACAGGCCTGCATTCAGGTCTTGCCATTGGGCTCCTTACAGGCTTCTTTCTATTCATCCCTTATGTCGCTGTTTTAACAGGTTTTTCAATTGCAACAATTATGTCTTTCGTACAATTTGATGATTGGACCCATCGTTTAGTTGTCATCGGAATATTTTTGGTGGGACAAGTTATTGAGGGTAATTTTTTAACACCACGTCTTGTAGGCGAACGTATTGGTCTTCATCCGCTCTGGATAATTTTTGCAGTTTTTAGTGGTGCTTATCTTATGGGATTTTTGGGTGTTTTAATTGCTATGCCAATGATTGCTATTATAGGAGTTTTATTCAAGTTCTTACGCGAAAAATATCTTGAAAGCCCTCTTTATAAGAATTAG